From the genome of Geminocystis herdmanii PCC 6308, one region includes:
- a CDS encoding FkbM family methyltransferase gives MKEKKAIPSFYELFSFMELPDIKILDVGASAIDGDPPYHNIKQIDKAIIYGFEPSPKEYEKLTSQAKEKEIYLPYALGDGKEATLHICHAPGMTSLLKPDYKVLDHFHGFSQWAKIIDTQTIQTHRLDDLKEIDTIDYIKLDVQGAELDIIQNGMNIVGNSLVIHTEVDFIGSYENQPLFAEIDIVLRKLGFTFHTFSPLNKRVFKPLLINNNIYEGMNQVMWTDAVYVRNFTDFAQLSSEELIKIAIIMHDLYGSFDLAMLALKYINEKEEFDFVEFYLEIFNN, from the coding sequence ATGAAAGAAAAAAAAGCTATTCCGTCATTTTATGAATTATTTTCCTTTATGGAACTACCTGATATTAAGATTTTAGATGTCGGAGCAAGTGCTATTGACGGTGATCCACCTTATCATAATATCAAACAAATCGATAAAGCTATTATTTATGGGTTTGAGCCTAGTCCTAAAGAATACGAAAAATTAACTTCCCAAGCAAAGGAGAAAGAAATATACTTACCCTATGCTTTAGGAGATGGAAAAGAAGCAACTCTTCATATTTGTCATGCACCGGGGATGACTTCTTTACTAAAACCTGATTATAAGGTTTTAGATCATTTTCATGGTTTTTCTCAGTGGGCAAAAATAATTGACACACAGACTATCCAAACCCATCGATTAGATGATCTTAAAGAAATAGATACTATTGATTACATTAAGTTAGATGTTCAGGGTGCGGAATTAGATATTATTCAAAATGGCATGAATATTGTTGGGAATAGTTTAGTTATTCATACTGAAGTTGACTTTATTGGTTCTTATGAAAATCAGCCTTTATTTGCCGAAATTGATATTGTTTTAAGAAAACTAGGTTTTACATTCCATACTTTCTCTCCCCTTAATAAAAGAGTTTTTAAACCTTTACTTATTAATAATAATATATATGAAGGTATGAACCAAGTTATGTGGACTGATGCGGTTTATGTCCGAAATTTTACTGATTTTGCTCAATTATCATCAGAAGAATTGATAAAAATAGCCATTATTATGCACGATTTATATGGTTCTTTTGATTTAGCAATGTTAGCCTTAAAATATATTAATGAAAAAGAAGAATTTGATTTTGTGGAATTTTATCTTGAAATTTTTAATAACTAA
- a CDS encoding O-linked N-acetylglucosamine transferase, SPINDLY family protein — protein MNNHQIKNKSLGETYIDNDNYFQAINWFQENIENENQKLNNYFHLGLAYLLSDEIETAEALWMSILLESDNFEYDLQNLLTILDRQGVNQLQKNNFIQALKIYNKIHELLINENRNKPHWGSYYYHFGLVFQGLNDHNNAIKAYTKAIEININLIDSYNNLGNIYLFLNQPEKAEFIYQEAIKINPNHSGTYFNLFLTLKELGKVGDAIALAEKASQLFPDDFVWKLQKNLFLPIIYSTEEEIKYYRQKFTKGLDNLIINLDLSTDIKKKNALKAISNHTNFYLAYQGLNDLDLQKKYGELVTKITSINYPQWIKYNTNFGDKESKKIKLGFVTGGSSNRAKWLLKWLENLDKNIFHIYVYIIENINYSIGQNFEKIADFYYLIPDNFEKSCQKISEDKLDVLTYTEIGMLPQTILMGSLRLAAIQCSTIGHPLTSGLSNIDYYISRELMEIQEAQNYYSEKLFVLPNIGMCLEKKPINNVNKSRKDFNLDHQSIIYLCSQMLFKYLPQHDYLFSAIAKKVDNSKFIFIESYPYLTKIFQERLDKVFSKYDLNFKNYCVFLPSLSQDDYFNLNLLSDVFLDSLAWSGDNTTREALSCHLPVVTLPREFMRTRHSYGILKMLEVTETIANSEKEYIQIAVKLGLDRAYNQMIREKIKVKLDRLYEDLECVKALEKFYLQMNL, from the coding sequence ATGAATAATCATCAGATAAAAAATAAATCATTAGGTGAAACTTACATTGATAATGACAACTATTTTCAAGCAATTAATTGGTTTCAAGAAAACATAGAAAATGAGAATCAAAAATTAAATAATTATTTCCATTTAGGTTTAGCTTATTTACTATCAGATGAAATAGAAACAGCAGAAGCATTGTGGATGTCAATACTTTTAGAGTCTGATAATTTTGAGTATGATTTACAAAATCTTTTAACTATTTTAGATAGACAGGGGGTAAATCAATTACAAAAAAATAATTTTATACAAGCCTTAAAAATTTATAATAAAATTCATGAATTATTAATTAATGAAAACAGAAATAAACCTCATTGGGGATCATATTACTATCATTTTGGTTTAGTTTTTCAAGGTTTAAATGATCACAATAATGCCATTAAAGCCTATACAAAAGCTATTGAAATTAATATCAATTTGATTGATTCTTATAATAATTTAGGAAATATTTATTTATTTTTAAATCAACCAGAAAAAGCCGAGTTTATTTATCAAGAAGCTATCAAAATAAATCCTAATCATTCAGGTACTTATTTTAATTTATTTTTAACGTTAAAAGAATTAGGTAAAGTTGGAGATGCCATCGCCCTTGCAGAAAAAGCCTCTCAGTTATTTCCTGATGATTTTGTCTGGAAATTACAAAAAAACCTATTTTTACCGATAATTTATTCCACAGAAGAAGAAATTAAATATTATCGACAAAAATTTACTAAAGGTTTAGATAATTTAATCATAAATTTAGATTTATCAACGGACATTAAGAAAAAAAATGCCCTTAAAGCAATATCTAATCATACTAATTTTTACCTCGCTTATCAAGGTTTAAATGATTTAGATTTACAGAAAAAATATGGGGAATTAGTTACCAAAATAACCAGTATTAATTATCCCCAATGGATAAAATATAATACAAATTTTGGTGATAAAGAAAGCAAAAAAATAAAATTAGGCTTTGTCACTGGAGGTAGTAGTAATCGTGCTAAATGGTTATTAAAATGGTTAGAAAATTTGGATAAAAATATTTTTCATATTTATGTTTATATCATTGAAAATATTAACTATAGTATAGGTCAAAATTTTGAAAAAATAGCTGATTTTTATTACTTAATTCCTGATAATTTTGAAAAAAGTTGTCAAAAAATATCTGAAGATAAATTAGATGTTTTAACTTACACAGAAATCGGAATGTTACCGCAAACCATCCTCATGGGTAGTTTAAGATTAGCAGCAATTCAATGCTCAACTATCGGACATCCTTTAACTTCTGGGTTAAGTAATATTGACTATTATATTTCAAGAGAATTAATGGAGATTCAAGAAGCACAAAATTATTATTCAGAAAAATTATTTGTTTTACCTAATATTGGAATGTGTTTAGAAAAAAAACCTATTAATAATGTAAATAAATCAAGAAAAGACTTTAATTTAGATCATCAAAGTATTATTTATTTATGTAGCCAAATGCTTTTCAAGTATTTGCCACAACATGATTATTTATTTTCTGCGATCGCTAAAAAAGTTGATAATTCTAAGTTTATTTTTATTGAATCTTATCCTTATCTAACAAAAATTTTTCAAGAAAGATTAGACAAAGTTTTTAGTAAATATGACTTGAATTTTAAAAATTATTGTGTTTTTCTTCCTTCTCTATCACAGGATGATTATTTTAATTTGAATTTGTTATCGGATGTTTTTTTAGATAGTTTAGCATGGTCTGGAGACAATACCACTAGAGAGGCTTTATCTTGTCATTTACCTGTGGTGACACTACCGAGAGAATTTATGCGCACTCGTCACAGTTACGGTATTTTGAAAATGTTAGAAGTGACAGAAACTATTGCTAATTCCGAAAAAGAATATATCCAAATTGCTGTTAAGTTGGGGCTCGATCGAGCTTATAATCAAATGATTAGAGAGAAAATAAAAGTTAAGCTCGATCGACTTTATGAAGATTTAGAATGTGTGAAAGCATTAGAAAAATTTTATCTACAGATGAATCTTTGA